Proteins encoded within one genomic window of Amycolatopsis nigrescens CSC17Ta-90:
- a CDS encoding helix-turn-helix domain-containing protein gives MPAVQIARRGPTVSVLAYEGMSAFEMGIVTEVFGLTRPELDVSWYRLAICAPSPGRVRLIGSAVLQTDHGLDEFAAADTVIVPGVPDVSGEVDPEVVAALRTAGRRGARVVSICSGAFALAAAGLLDGRRATTHWQYAERLHRRYPLIQVDPDVLYIDDHNVLTSAGSAAGLDLCLHLVRKDFGASIANAVARRLVIQPHRDGGQAQFIEAPLPPSPEDDRVAASMAWALQRLDQPITVDILAGHAHMSARTYLRHFSKATGDSPIRWLIAQRIQASLPILEDTNTPIEKIATAVGFDTAVTYRHHFSRAMRTSPSAYRRAFHSREQSG, from the coding sequence ATGCCTGCGGTCCAGATCGCCCGTCGAGGGCCGACAGTGTCGGTGCTGGCCTATGAGGGGATGTCGGCGTTCGAGATGGGGATCGTCACCGAGGTGTTCGGGCTGACGCGGCCGGAACTCGACGTGTCCTGGTACCGACTGGCCATCTGCGCGCCCAGTCCCGGCCGGGTGCGGCTGATCGGCAGCGCGGTGCTGCAGACCGACCATGGGCTCGACGAGTTCGCCGCGGCGGACACGGTGATCGTCCCCGGCGTCCCCGACGTCTCCGGCGAGGTCGACCCGGAGGTCGTGGCCGCGCTACGGACAGCCGGCCGCCGCGGTGCCCGGGTGGTGTCGATCTGCTCGGGCGCGTTCGCGCTGGCCGCGGCCGGGCTTCTGGACGGGCGCCGCGCCACCACCCACTGGCAGTACGCCGAGCGGCTGCATCGCCGCTACCCCCTGATCCAGGTCGACCCGGACGTGCTCTACATCGACGATCACAACGTGCTGACCAGTGCCGGTAGCGCCGCCGGGCTCGACCTGTGCCTGCACCTGGTGCGCAAGGACTTCGGCGCGTCGATCGCCAACGCGGTAGCCCGCCGGTTGGTCATCCAACCCCACCGTGACGGCGGGCAGGCGCAGTTCATCGAGGCCCCGCTGCCGCCAAGCCCCGAGGACGACCGAGTCGCCGCGAGCATGGCATGGGCTCTGCAGCGACTCGACCAGCCGATCACGGTGGACATCCTGGCCGGCCACGCGCATATGTCCGCGCGCACCTACCTGCGCCACTTCTCCAAAGCCACCGGGGACAGCCCGATCCGGTGGCTGATCGCCCAGCGGATCCAGGCGAGCCTACCGATCCTGGAAGACACCAACACCCCGATCGAGAAGATCGCCACTGCGGTCGGCTTCGACACCGCCGTGACCTACCGGCACCATTTCAGCCGCGCCATGCGCACCTCGCCATCGGCCTACCGCCGAGCCTTCCACTCACGCGAGCAAAGCGGCTGA